From Heliomicrobium modesticaldum Ice1, a single genomic window includes:
- a CDS encoding chemotaxis protein CheA, translating to MDMSQYMDMFMEESREHLQALNQKILELEDNPQELAILDEIFRSAHTLKGMSATMGFERIAELTHEMENVLSVLRGSQVNVNTAIVDLLFRCLDALESMVEAISSGEAGNRDISELVVQLRKAGQGQLADVDAATNVRKAGAVGVSEPKQTEEVTLPVLGGPEVLNAFEINQYDLTLLHEAQRKHFSAYHIQVELAPGCVMKSARAYMVFRNLEEIGEIIKSVPSAQELEDEKFDTSFQVVIVTRQDEVSVRKTLDSIAEVRVKAITPLNIGDVRIQEGQETDVAAHSETEQDAVMARDPSASEKARPTAGPGAQEVRKTKGSQTVRVDIERLDNLMNLVGELVINKTRLEQISTTSNLTELNETIEHIDRITTDLQNVVMKVRMVPIEQVFNRFPRMVRDLAKELGKEINLIVEGKETELDRTVIDEIGDPLVHLIRNAIDHGVEMPDVRRQKGKPVEAVVRLVAKHEGNNVIIEVEDDGRGMDPQVLRTKAIQKGLLTVKEAEQLDDQGALNLIFLAGFSTAEKVSDVSGRGVGLDAVRTKIESLSGSVEIETRLNAGTKFKIRLPLTLAIIQALLVNVGDEIYAIPLGTIDETTSIIPGQIKNVQSQEVVLLRGNVLPLIRLDKVLEVPKAAEAPEELYVVVVRKGEKKAGLIVDSLIGQQEIVIKSPGKLLQGISGIAGAAILGNGHVSLILDVGTLF from the coding sequence ATGGATATGTCACAATACATGGACATGTTTATGGAGGAGTCTCGAGAGCATCTGCAGGCGCTCAACCAAAAAATACTGGAGTTGGAAGACAACCCGCAGGAGTTGGCGATCCTTGACGAGATCTTTCGTTCCGCCCATACCTTAAAGGGTATGTCGGCGACAATGGGCTTTGAACGCATCGCCGAACTCACCCATGAGATGGAGAATGTCCTGTCTGTGCTTAGAGGATCCCAGGTGAACGTGAACACCGCCATCGTCGATCTGCTTTTTCGCTGCCTCGACGCCTTGGAGAGCATGGTGGAAGCGATCAGCAGCGGTGAGGCAGGGAATAGGGACATCTCAGAACTGGTTGTCCAACTGCGCAAAGCAGGTCAAGGTCAACTGGCCGATGTGGACGCCGCGACCAACGTGAGGAAAGCGGGGGCGGTTGGCGTGAGTGAACCGAAACAAACGGAAGAGGTGACCCTTCCGGTCCTGGGCGGACCGGAAGTCCTCAACGCTTTCGAAATCAACCAGTACGATCTTACATTGCTCCATGAAGCACAGCGGAAACATTTCAGTGCATACCATATTCAAGTGGAGTTGGCGCCTGGGTGTGTGATGAAATCTGCCCGGGCATACATGGTTTTTCGCAACCTGGAGGAAATCGGCGAGATTATCAAGTCGGTGCCTTCGGCTCAGGAGTTGGAGGATGAAAAATTCGACACCTCCTTTCAAGTGGTCATCGTCACTCGCCAGGATGAGGTGAGCGTCCGCAAGACCCTTGATTCTATCGCTGAAGTGCGTGTCAAGGCGATCACGCCGCTCAACATCGGCGATGTGCGCATCCAGGAAGGACAGGAAACCGACGTGGCTGCCCATTCCGAGACAGAACAGGACGCTGTAATGGCGCGTGATCCCTCCGCCTCCGAGAAAGCGCGTCCGACCGCCGGTCCCGGGGCCCAGGAGGTGCGCAAGACGAAGGGCAGCCAGACGGTCCGTGTGGATATCGAACGCCTGGATAATCTGATGAACCTCGTCGGTGAACTGGTCATCAACAAAACGCGCCTGGAACAGATCTCCACGACGAGCAACCTCACCGAATTGAATGAGACCATCGAGCATATCGACCGGATCACCACAGACCTGCAAAACGTGGTCATGAAAGTCCGCATGGTGCCCATCGAACAGGTCTTCAACCGCTTTCCCCGCATGGTGCGTGACTTGGCGAAAGAGCTGGGGAAAGAGATCAACCTCATCGTCGAGGGCAAAGAGACAGAATTGGACCGCACCGTCATCGACGAAATCGGCGATCCCTTAGTCCATTTGATCCGCAACGCTATCGACCACGGCGTGGAAATGCCTGATGTTCGTCGGCAAAAGGGAAAACCTGTCGAAGCGGTCGTCCGCCTGGTGGCCAAACACGAAGGGAACAACGTCATCATCGAGGTAGAAGACGACGGCAGGGGCATGGATCCGCAGGTGCTGCGGACCAAAGCGATTCAAAAAGGGCTGCTCACCGTCAAAGAGGCGGAACAGTTGGATGATCAAGGCGCTCTTAACCTGATCTTCCTGGCAGGCTTCTCAACAGCGGAAAAGGTGTCTGACGTGTCCGGCCGCGGCGTCGGTCTTGACGCGGTACGGACCAAGATCGAATCGCTCAGCGGTTCCGTGGAGATCGAAACGAGACTGAATGCGGGAACAAAATTCAAAATCCGACTGCCGCTGACCTTGGCCATCATCCAAGCCCTGCTGGTCAATGTGGGCGACGAGATCTACGCCATTCCCCTTGGCACCATCGACGAAACGACGAGCATCATCCCCGGGCAGATCAAAAACGTGCAGAGCCAGGAGGTTGTCCTGCTGCGCGGGAATGTGCTTCCCCTGATCCGTCTGGACAAAGTCCTCGAAGTGCCCAAAGCAGCTGAGGCACCGGAAGAGCTCTATGTGGTCGTCGTCCGCAAGGGGGAAAAGAAAGCCGGCCTGATCGTCGACTCCTTGATCGGACAACAGGAGATCGTCATCAAATCGCCCGGCAAGCTGTTGCAAGGCATCAGCGGCATTGCCGGGGCGGCGATCCTGGGCAACGGCCACGTTTCTCTGATTCTCGACGTCGGCACACTGTTTTAG
- the whiG gene encoding RNA polymerase sigma factor WhiG translates to METIIIPAKDTARTGPLWASYKDHKDPAAREELILIYAPLVKFVAGRLAISLPPNVEREDLISYGVFGLMDAIEKFDLARGLKFETYAIARIRGSMLDGLRAMDWVPVSVRQKTRELEKTYATLSQRLGREATDEEVAQALGLTLNEFAKLLQDVQATTIMSLDEYWLTDSDKGDPVRLIDSLADEQVEEPTAALEFEETRLLLAQAIDKLPEKERTVIALYYYEGLTLKEIGAVIGVSESRISQLHTKAILRLRGQLARQKKKIF, encoded by the coding sequence GTGGAGACGATAATTATACCGGCGAAAGACACTGCGAGAACAGGTCCCCTTTGGGCGTCTTATAAAGACCATAAGGATCCGGCCGCTCGCGAGGAACTGATCCTGATTTATGCCCCTCTGGTGAAGTTTGTCGCCGGCCGGTTAGCGATCAGCCTCCCACCTAATGTGGAACGGGAAGACCTGATTAGTTACGGTGTGTTTGGTCTCATGGATGCGATAGAGAAGTTTGATTTGGCTCGGGGCTTGAAGTTTGAAACCTATGCGATTGCGCGCATCCGCGGCTCCATGCTGGACGGTCTGCGGGCGATGGATTGGGTACCTGTGTCGGTGCGACAAAAAACGCGGGAGTTGGAAAAAACCTATGCCACGTTGTCTCAACGGCTGGGACGGGAGGCCACCGATGAAGAGGTTGCCCAAGCGCTGGGGCTGACCTTGAATGAGTTTGCCAAATTGTTGCAGGATGTCCAAGCGACGACCATCATGTCCCTGGACGAATACTGGCTCACCGATTCGGACAAGGGAGATCCCGTTCGCCTGATCGATTCGCTGGCTGACGAGCAGGTGGAAGAACCGACAGCTGCCTTGGAATTTGAAGAGACTCGTCTACTGCTGGCTCAGGCCATCGACAAGCTTCCAGAGAAAGAACGCACGGTGATCGCCCTCTATTATTATGAGGGTCTAACATTGAAAGAGATCGGCGCTGTCATCGGCGTGTCGGAGTCGCGGATCTCCCAGTTGCACACGAAAGCCATCTTGCGATTGCGAGGTCAGTTGGCGAGGCAAAAGAAGAAGATATTTTGA
- the tsf gene encoding translation elongation factor Ts — MVKELRERTGAGMMECKKALAHTDGDMEKAVAYLRERGLAAAAKKASRVAAEGLVEAYIHGGGRIGVLVEVNCETDFVAKTDDYKALCKDIAMQIAAAKPEYVRREEVPAEQIEKEKEILRNQALNEGKPEKIVDKMVEGRIEKYFKEICLLEQPFIKNPDVTVQQMITEAVAKIGENINVRRFVRFELGEGLAKRQDDFASEVMAEINK; from the coding sequence ATGGTAAAAGAACTGCGCGAACGGACCGGCGCCGGCATGATGGAGTGCAAAAAAGCGCTGGCTCATACCGATGGTGATATGGAAAAGGCTGTTGCCTATTTGCGCGAACGGGGCTTGGCCGCTGCCGCCAAGAAAGCCAGTCGCGTCGCTGCTGAAGGTCTCGTCGAAGCCTACATCCACGGCGGCGGGCGCATCGGTGTCCTCGTCGAGGTGAACTGCGAAACCGATTTTGTGGCCAAGACTGATGACTACAAAGCCCTCTGCAAGGACATCGCCATGCAGATCGCTGCCGCCAAGCCTGAGTATGTCCGTCGCGAAGAGGTGCCGGCAGAGCAGATCGAAAAAGAGAAAGAGATCCTGCGCAACCAAGCCCTCAACGAAGGCAAGCCGGAAAAGATTGTCGACAAGATGGTCGAGGGTCGTATCGAGAAGTATTTCAAAGAGATCTGCCTGCTCGAGCAGCCCTTCATCAAAAACCCTGACGTGACCGTTCAGCAGATGATCACGGAAGCCGTGGCCAAGATCGGCGAGAACATCAACGTACGCCGCTTCGTCCGCTTCGAACTGGGCGAAGGCCTGGCTAAGCGCCAAGACGACTTCGCCTCGGAAGTCATGGCCGAAATCAACAAGTAA
- a CDS encoding MinD/ParA family protein, with translation MKDQAEKLRIMMNNMRQTTERTIRGDSPATRMICVSSGKGGVGKTNLTLNLGLAMIDYGMRVMILDADMGMANIDVILGKVPPYNLYHVIRGAKTLDEVVFTGPKGIQTISGGSGVAELADLSAKELDDFISRLSVMESTADIFLIDTGAGISRNVLSYILASDELLVVTTPEPTAITDAYGLIKSVDALQRGKPISVVINRVDDEKEGDMVAKKLSKAVSQFLQRDILIVGTIPDDPSVPKAVKSQMPFYLQNAYSPASLALSRLAATLCSLPVRPETGGGITRLFQQMKSFFR, from the coding sequence ATGAAAGATCAAGCCGAAAAGCTGCGGATCATGATGAACAACATGCGGCAGACGACGGAACGGACAATTCGAGGCGACTCACCAGCGACGAGGATGATCTGCGTATCCAGCGGAAAGGGGGGTGTCGGCAAGACCAACCTGACGCTGAATCTCGGTCTGGCCATGATCGATTACGGGATGCGGGTCATGATCCTTGACGCCGACATGGGTATGGCCAACATCGACGTGATCTTAGGGAAGGTACCTCCTTATAACCTGTACCATGTGATCCGCGGGGCGAAGACACTCGATGAGGTGGTCTTTACTGGACCAAAAGGGATCCAGACCATCTCCGGCGGTTCAGGCGTTGCCGAACTGGCCGATTTAAGCGCCAAGGAATTGGATGATTTTATTTCCCGATTGTCTGTGATGGAGAGTACTGCCGACATTTTTCTGATCGATACGGGCGCTGGCATTTCCCGGAACGTTCTCTCCTATATACTCGCATCTGATGAACTGCTGGTCGTCACCACCCCGGAACCTACGGCCATCACCGACGCCTACGGCTTGATCAAGTCAGTCGATGCCTTGCAACGAGGTAAGCCGATCTCCGTGGTCATCAACCGTGTCGACGATGAAAAAGAAGGCGACATGGTGGCAAAAAAATTATCCAAGGCTGTTTCCCAGTTTTTGCAGCGAGACATCTTGATCGTCGGCACGATTCCCGATGATCCATCGGTACCGAAAGCGGTCAAGTCCCAGATGCCCTTCTATTTGCAAAATGCCTACTCCCCGGCATCTTTGGCCCTTTCGCGGTTGGCGGCAACCCTCTGCAGCCTGCCGGTAAGACCCGAAACAGGAGGGGGAATCACCCGATTGTTTCAACAGATGAAAAGCTTTTTTCGGTAA
- a CDS encoding chemotaxis protein CheD: MLIKVGMADLKAAKAPDNLMTSGLGSCIGICLYDAVAKVGGLAHIMLPASTQARSSENKAKFADTAIPVLLEEMIKLGAIKSRLVAKIAGGAQMFSFPGASDVMRIGERNAEAVVLRLKQENIPLLARETGGNFGRTIELDTMTGKLHIRTIDRGEKAV; the protein is encoded by the coding sequence ATGCTGATCAAGGTGGGCATGGCCGACCTGAAGGCAGCGAAGGCGCCAGACAACTTAATGACTTCAGGTCTTGGATCCTGCATTGGAATATGTTTGTATGATGCCGTTGCCAAAGTCGGAGGACTGGCCCATATCATGCTGCCTGCATCCACCCAGGCTCGTAGTTCCGAAAACAAGGCCAAATTTGCCGATACGGCGATCCCCGTCCTTTTGGAAGAGATGATCAAACTAGGCGCCATAAAAAGTCGCCTGGTCGCGAAAATTGCCGGAGGCGCGCAAATGTTTTCCTTCCCCGGCGCCTCAGATGTGATGCGTATCGGCGAACGCAACGCCGAGGCTGTCGTTCTGCGGCTGAAGCAGGAAAACATTCCGCTCTTGGCTCGGGAGACGGGGGGCAATTTCGGACGCACCATTGAACTGGATACGATGACAGGCAAATTGCATATTCGCACCATCGACCGTGGCGAAAAGGCGGTTTAG
- the rpsB gene encoding 30S ribosomal protein S2, producing MAVISMKQLLEAGVHFGHQTRRWNPKMAPYIFTERNGIYIIDLQKTVRKVDEAYNFIREVATQGKKILFVGTKKQAQDSVKEEAERCGMYYVNQRWLGGMLTNFQTIQKRISRLRELEKMEADGTFEVLPKKEVSKLLHEKEKLERFLGGIKDMKELPGAIFVIDPRKERIAVAEARRLGIPLVGIVDTNCDPDEIDYVIPGNDDAIRAVKLLTAKMADAVLEGNQGQSDAQ from the coding sequence GTGGCGGTTATTTCGATGAAACAGTTGCTGGAAGCCGGTGTTCACTTCGGACACCAGACTCGGCGCTGGAACCCTAAAATGGCGCCCTACATCTTCACGGAGCGAAACGGTATCTATATCATCGACCTGCAGAAGACGGTTCGCAAAGTCGATGAGGCGTACAATTTCATCCGCGAAGTGGCGACCCAAGGGAAAAAAATCCTGTTTGTCGGCACCAAGAAGCAGGCGCAGGATTCCGTCAAGGAAGAAGCCGAGCGTTGTGGCATGTACTATGTGAACCAGCGCTGGCTGGGCGGTATGCTCACCAACTTCCAGACGATTCAAAAGCGCATCTCCCGTCTGCGCGAACTTGAAAAAATGGAAGCTGACGGCACCTTTGAAGTCCTGCCGAAGAAAGAAGTCTCCAAGCTCCTCCATGAAAAAGAGAAGCTCGAGCGCTTTCTCGGTGGCATCAAAGACATGAAAGAGTTGCCCGGTGCCATTTTTGTGATCGACCCGCGGAAAGAGCGCATTGCCGTTGCCGAAGCGCGTCGCCTCGGAATCCCCCTGGTCGGCATCGTCGACACAAACTGTGACCCCGACGAGATCGACTATGTGATTCCTGGCAACGATGACGCCATTCGCGCTGTCAAACTTTTGACGGCCAAGATGGCCGACGCCGTGCTGGAAGGCAACCAAGGACAATCGGACGCCCAGTAG
- a CDS encoding chemotaxis protein CheW — protein sequence MEKKDLPDERQLVAFTLAGEEYAVDIHYVQEIDRLLNITRVPKAPFYVEGVINLRGNVVPVIDLRKRFALPPRETTDRTRIIIVKVKEITVGIIVDGVSEVTRIPSTAVEPPPGLCGSVDLDFIHGVGKLGERLLILVNLEKVIDLAAAEEG from the coding sequence GTGGAAAAAAAGGATCTTCCCGATGAGCGTCAACTGGTTGCATTCACCCTGGCTGGTGAAGAATATGCCGTCGACATCCATTACGTGCAAGAGATCGACCGATTACTGAACATCACCCGGGTGCCCAAAGCCCCCTTTTACGTGGAAGGCGTCATCAACCTGCGCGGGAATGTCGTTCCTGTGATCGACCTGCGGAAACGGTTCGCACTGCCTCCGCGGGAGACGACCGATCGAACGCGGATCATCATCGTCAAAGTCAAAGAAATCACCGTGGGCATCATCGTCGACGGTGTGTCGGAAGTGACGCGCATCCCTTCCACTGCTGTCGAACCGCCGCCCGGTCTATGCGGAAGCGTCGACCTTGATTTCATCCATGGTGTCGGCAAACTGGGTGAGCGGCTGTTGATTCTCGTCAATCTGGAAAAAGTCATCGATCTCGCCGCTGCGGAAGAGGGGTAA
- the frr gene encoding ribosome recycling factor, which yields MINEIKKETEDKMKKTVEALRKEYQHIRAGRANPALLEKVTVEYYGAPTPVNQLANISAPEARLLVIQPWDKSVLPALEKAILKSDLGLTPTSDGAVIRLVIPQLTQERRSELVKTVKKRAEEHRVILRNLRRDANEDVKDLQKEHIISEDEGKRAQEEIQKLTDKYIREVDQVAERKEAEIMEV from the coding sequence ATGATCAACGAGATCAAAAAAGAGACGGAAGATAAAATGAAAAAGACGGTTGAGGCGCTGCGCAAGGAATATCAGCATATCCGTGCTGGTCGGGCCAACCCTGCCTTGCTCGAAAAGGTGACTGTCGAGTACTACGGCGCACCGACGCCGGTGAACCAGTTGGCCAACATCTCGGCCCCGGAGGCGCGATTGTTGGTGATCCAGCCCTGGGATAAATCGGTCCTGCCGGCCCTCGAAAAGGCGATCCTCAAATCGGATCTTGGGTTGACGCCGACCAGCGATGGCGCCGTGATTCGCCTGGTCATCCCCCAATTGACCCAGGAGCGGCGCAGCGAACTGGTGAAAACGGTGAAGAAGCGGGCCGAGGAACACCGGGTCATCCTGCGCAACCTGCGGCGCGACGCGAACGAGGATGTGAAAGACCTGCAGAAGGAACACATCATCTCCGAAGATGAAGGGAAGCGTGCCCAGGAGGAAATCCAGAAGCTGACTGACAAGTACATCAGAGAAGTGGATCAGGTGGCGGAGCGCAAAGAAGCGGAGATCATGGAAGTCTGA
- a CDS encoding protein-glutamate methylesterase/protein-glutamine glutaminase, translating to MPQIKVLVVDDSAFMRKVISDMIAAEPGMVVVGTARNGQDALEKIGQLSPDVLTLDVEMPVMDGLTTLERIMASRPMPVVMLSSLTQQGADATMQALQKGAVDFVPKPSGAISLDIHKVRQELISKLKVAAIAKVRSRAVDFRTLKPPLSPPSAATIPSVLPAPVQVSAPVARAKTPPAIGSQRLNKLVLIGTSTGGPKALYEVIPKLPADLGAAVLIVQHMPPGFTRSLAERLDAASVLKVKEAQDGEEIQPGVVYIAPGDYHFKVTMAEQPGAGRTLRVKLTQEPPVGGHRPAVDVMMLSVAQQFWSHMVGVILTGMGGDGTEGMKMIKSRQGRTIAEDASTCVVFGMPKVAIESGCVDKVVPLTGVADEIVKSLQDR from the coding sequence ATGCCGCAGATCAAAGTGTTGGTTGTCGACGATTCCGCATTTATGCGCAAAGTGATATCGGATATGATTGCTGCCGAACCGGGTATGGTCGTCGTGGGAACTGCGCGCAACGGGCAGGATGCCTTAGAAAAGATCGGCCAATTGTCTCCTGATGTGCTTACCCTGGATGTGGAAATGCCTGTCATGGATGGCCTAACCACCTTGGAACGCATCATGGCCTCCCGACCGATGCCGGTCGTCATGCTGTCCAGTTTGACCCAGCAGGGCGCTGACGCCACTATGCAGGCGTTACAAAAAGGGGCTGTCGATTTTGTCCCGAAACCATCGGGCGCCATCTCCCTCGATATCCACAAGGTCCGCCAGGAATTGATCAGCAAATTAAAAGTAGCAGCCATCGCTAAAGTTCGAAGTCGGGCAGTTGATTTCCGAACGCTGAAGCCACCGCTTTCTCCACCGTCGGCAGCGACAATCCCATCGGTTCTACCCGCGCCGGTTCAGGTTTCAGCGCCGGTCGCTCGGGCCAAAACGCCTCCGGCGATAGGCTCACAGCGGCTGAATAAACTGGTGTTGATCGGCACGTCTACAGGCGGTCCAAAGGCGCTCTATGAGGTCATTCCCAAACTCCCTGCCGATCTCGGCGCGGCTGTCCTTATCGTACAGCACATGCCTCCCGGCTTCACCCGCTCGCTGGCGGAGCGTCTCGATGCCGCATCGGTCCTGAAGGTGAAAGAGGCTCAAGACGGCGAAGAGATTCAACCGGGTGTCGTCTATATCGCGCCGGGCGACTATCATTTCAAGGTGACCATGGCGGAACAGCCAGGCGCTGGACGGACACTCCGGGTGAAATTGACTCAGGAACCGCCCGTAGGCGGACATAGACCGGCTGTGGATGTGATGATGCTCTCCGTTGCCCAGCAATTCTGGTCTCATATGGTGGGAGTAATTTTGACCGGGATGGGTGGAGATGGGACGGAAGGAATGAAGATGATCAAGAGTCGTCAGGGACGTACGATTGCGGAGGATGCCTCGACTTGTGTGGTTTTCGGGATGCCGAAAGTGGCCATCGAATCAGGCTGTGTTGACAAGGTAGTCCCCCTAACCGGCGTCGCCGATGAGATAGTAAAATCATTGCAGGACAGATAG
- a CDS encoding DUF342 domain-containing protein codes for MSGSNVDVVSDNSSVSEDRHGCFQIEYRSEGVVLSVYPPVGKGRAVTVEEVLQEVKEREIRNADGKVIRAAVYRMEQNVVIAEPQQEIIRDGQVKVDIDRDGMRAYLIVYPPRGGRAVTLEAAKKALEQAGVIYGIDEEKVNHALTQIQTGQRVAVAFGKPPEDGKNAKIDYKVNTDSRIRPVELEDGRVDFYNLNLIRNVQPGEILAIRTPPTEGIAGLTVLGKEIRPRAGKDMRIPAGKNTQLSEDGCILMAGTAGHVYFNGEKIQVDPVFELKGDVDFSSGNLNFLGSIVIHGSVTYGFQVNCEGNLEVRGSIDGGSVTVGGSLTVRQGIQGQQKSIITVKGDVLTRFIENATVKAGGDIVVGEGIMHSSVDAGRSITVGGRKGLIVGGRCRAGEEIHAKNVGSLHATATEIEVGIRPEKRAAYNELAKKLNDACVNLDKTEKAVNVLKEWEKRQGQLPVEKRMLLWKLTQAYSQLYKDVEALSSKKAALDAEFEQVAKGRIRVAARLYPGVNIRIGQYTTRIREPIDFTTVYIEQGEFRFTPYG; via the coding sequence GTGAGCGGTTCTAACGTGGATGTTGTTTCGGACAATTCGTCGGTTTCCGAAGACCGTCATGGCTGTTTCCAGATCGAGTACCGTTCGGAGGGCGTTGTACTCTCTGTCTATCCGCCTGTCGGCAAGGGAAGAGCGGTAACGGTAGAGGAGGTCTTACAGGAGGTAAAGGAACGGGAGATCCGCAACGCCGATGGGAAAGTCATCCGCGCTGCGGTCTATCGCATGGAACAAAACGTTGTCATCGCCGAACCTCAGCAAGAGATCATCCGTGACGGTCAGGTCAAGGTCGATATCGACCGTGATGGCATGCGGGCCTATCTGATCGTCTACCCTCCCCGCGGGGGAAGGGCTGTCACCCTTGAAGCAGCGAAAAAGGCTTTGGAGCAGGCTGGTGTCATCTATGGCATTGACGAAGAAAAAGTCAACCATGCACTGACGCAGATCCAAACAGGTCAACGTGTCGCCGTAGCCTTTGGGAAGCCTCCAGAGGATGGGAAAAATGCCAAGATTGATTATAAAGTGAATACAGATAGTCGGATTCGGCCTGTCGAATTGGAGGATGGACGGGTCGATTTTTACAATTTAAATTTAATCCGCAACGTTCAACCCGGCGAAATCCTCGCCATCCGCACCCCGCCGACAGAAGGCATTGCGGGTTTGACGGTGTTGGGCAAGGAAATTCGGCCGCGAGCCGGCAAAGACATGCGCATCCCGGCTGGGAAAAACACGCAGCTCAGCGAAGATGGATGCATCTTGATGGCAGGGACGGCGGGTCATGTCTATTTTAACGGAGAGAAGATCCAGGTTGATCCTGTCTTTGAACTCAAAGGCGATGTGGACTTTTCCTCGGGCAACCTGAACTTTCTCGGTTCTATCGTCATTCACGGGTCTGTCACCTACGGTTTTCAGGTCAACTGTGAAGGTAACCTGGAAGTGAGGGGCTCCATCGACGGCGGCTCTGTCACCGTTGGCGGAAGCCTCACCGTCCGTCAAGGGATTCAGGGTCAACAAAAATCGATCATCACCGTCAAAGGCGATGTGCTCACACGGTTCATTGAAAACGCCACTGTCAAAGCGGGAGGGGACATCGTCGTCGGCGAAGGGATCATGCACTCCTCCGTCGATGCAGGAAGAAGCATCACTGTCGGCGGCAGGAAGGGACTTATCGTCGGCGGCCGTTGCCGCGCCGGAGAAGAGATCCACGCGAAAAACGTCGGTTCGCTTCACGCCACCGCGACGGAGATCGAAGTAGGCATCCGCCCTGAAAAACGGGCCGCTTATAATGAACTGGCCAAAAAACTAAACGACGCCTGCGTCAACCTGGATAAAACGGAAAAAGCCGTCAACGTATTGAAAGAGTGGGAAAAACGACAGGGACAACTTCCTGTGGAAAAGCGCATGCTGCTCTGGAAGCTGACACAGGCTTATTCGCAACTGTACAAAGACGTAGAAGCCTTGTCATCAAAAAAAGCGGCCCTTGACGCGGAGTTTGAACAGGTCGCCAAAGGCCGCATCCGCGTAGCGGCCCGACTCTACCCGGGCGTCAATATCCGCATCGGTCAGTACACTACGCGCATCCGCGAGCCCATCGATTTTACGACCGTTTATATTGAGCAGGGGGAATTTCGCTTCACACCCTACGGCTAG
- the pyrH gene encoding UMP kinase, giving the protein MKPKYKRVVLKLSGEALAGTKGYGIDPDVVNSIADQIRDVKQKCDVELAIVVGGGNIWRGVAGSAKGMDRATADYMGMLATIMNSLALQDALEKRDVHTRVQTAIEMRQVAEPYIRRRAMRHLEKGRVVIFAAGTGNPYFSTDTTAALRAAEIEADVILMAKRGVDGVYDSDPRKNPDAKKIDELTYIDLLNQGLGVMDSTATSLCMDNQIALIVFGLEIPGNIERAIMGEEIGTVVGRK; this is encoded by the coding sequence TTGAAGCCGAAGTATAAACGGGTCGTCCTGAAGCTGAGCGGGGAAGCGCTGGCCGGCACGAAGGGCTATGGCATCGACCCCGATGTGGTCAATTCTATCGCCGATCAGATCCGCGATGTGAAACAGAAGTGTGACGTCGAATTGGCCATCGTCGTTGGTGGGGGAAATATCTGGCGCGGCGTCGCCGGTTCCGCCAAGGGCATGGATCGCGCCACTGCCGACTACATGGGGATGCTGGCGACGATCATGAACTCCCTGGCCCTCCAGGACGCGCTGGAAAAACGTGATGTCCATACGCGGGTGCAGACGGCTATCGAGATGCGCCAGGTCGCCGAGCCCTACATCCGCCGACGGGCGATGCGTCACTTGGAAAAGGGACGAGTCGTCATCTTTGCCGCCGGAACGGGGAACCCCTACTTCTCCACCGATACGACTGCGGCCTTGCGTGCAGCGGAGATCGAGGCCGATGTTATCCTCATGGCCAAGCGCGGCGTTGATGGCGTCTATGATTCGGATCCGCGGAAAAATCCGGATGCGAAAAAGATCGACGAACTCACCTACATCGATCTGCTCAATCAAGGACTTGGCGTAATGGATTCGACGGCAACGTCATTATGCATGGATAATCAGATCGCCTTGATCGTCTTTGGCCTGGAAATACCGGGAAACATCGAACGGGCCATCATGGGAGAGGAAATCGGCACGGTGGTTGGGAGGAAGTAG